The following are encoded in a window of Penaeus monodon isolate SGIC_2016 chromosome 9, NSTDA_Pmon_1, whole genome shotgun sequence genomic DNA:
- the LOC119576804 gene encoding uncharacterized protein F13E9.13, mitochondrial-like: MALSRFKDLFHCSRAAVIGMIHVKALPGTPLNRHGINELVEMARQEAFAYKEAGVDGVLVENMFDIPYLMGASLGPEVVATMTRVCQEVRSIIPKRIPCGIQILAGGNKEALAVGKACGLQFIRAECFVFSHVADEGLMNACAGPLLRYRRSIGADDVLVFTDIKKKHSAHSITSDVGIADTAEAAKFFLADGVILTGSATGQEADHRQLENVISKVDLPVLIGSGVTSDNVHKYMDAHGFIVGSHFKTGGSWMGDLEYERIESFTTLVRNLRKD; this comes from the exons ATGGCTCTCTCGCGCTTCAAGGACCTTTTCCACTGTTCAAGAGCCGCGGTGATTGGCATGATCCACGTCAAGGCACTTCCAG GAACGCCCTTGAATCGGCACGGAATTAATGAGCTTGTTGAGATGGCTCGTCAGGAAGCTTTTGCATATAAAGAAGCTGGTGTT GATGGTGTCCTGGTGGAAAATATGTTTGACATACCGTACCTGATGGGAGCATCATTAGGGCCAGAAGTCGTAGCCACCATGACCAGGGTGTGCCAGGAAGTGCGAAGTATCATTCCCAAACGTATTCCTTGTGGCATCcag ATCCTTGCAGGAGGAAACAAGGAAGCTCTGGCTGTCGGGAAGGCATGCGGACTTCAGTTCATCCGAGCAGAGTGCTTTGTGTTCTCCCACGTGGCTGATGAAGGGCTGATGAACGCATGTGCTGGACCTCTGCTCCGATACAGACGTTCCATTGGGGCAGACGATGTGTTGGTTTTCACGGACATTAAGAAGAAGCACAG TGCTCATTCCATAACAAGTGATGTAGGGATAGCAGACACGGCAGAAGCAGCCAAGTTCTTTCTTGCCGATGGTGTCATTCTTACTGGTTCTGCGACGGGACAGGAAGCAGACCACCGCCAGCTTGAAA ATGTGATAAGCAAAGTGGACCTGCCAGTGTTGATTGGGTCGGGGGTCACCAGTGACAATGTTCATAAGTACATGGACGCGCACGGGTTCATAGTTGGCTCGCATTTCAAAACAGGAGGAAG CTGGATGGGAGATCTTGAATATGAAAGAATTGAGTCATTCACAACCTTGGTTCGGAATCTGCGAAAGGACTGA